CCCCCACACGAGGTCGGAGGCCGCCACGCCGAGCCCGAGGCAGGCGAGCACCAGGCCGAGCTGCTCCGTGGACAGGTGATAGCCCGCCCGCATCGCCACGCCTGTGACGGGGATGCCGGAGAACATCGCCGCGAAGGCGGCCTGCGCTCCGAAGCCGACGGCGAGCACGACCCAGCGGTGTCGCGGGCCGCACGCGCGCCGCCCCCGCCGGCCCTCTCCGCCCGCATCCCCCTGGTCGTTCGCGTGCCGGTCGCGTTCGCCCACCGTCATCGGATCCACCCTCCACACATAAGTAACCGTGCTTGGCGGTTACTCACCTTGGCAGCGCCGGAAGTAACTTGTCAATGCGGTTACTATCGACCTCATGGACTTCACCTTCATCAGCGGCAACCTCGGCCTGGACCTGGCCGGCACCGTCGGGCACCGGCGGCGCGAGCGCATCGACCTGCTCGCCACGCCCGGCGACCTGGCCCGCTGGACGGTGGCGGCCGGGCTGCTCGACGAGCGGCCCGCCGTGAGCGACGGCGACCTGGCCGAGGCGAGGGCGTTGCGGGAGGCGATCTACCGGCTGGCGTGCGCCGCGCGTACCGGAAGCGCCATGGAGGCGGGCGACCGCGAGACGCTCAACGCCGCCGCGCGGCACGCGCCCGCGAGCGTGCTGCTCGGCGAGCGAGGCGTGGAGCGCGGCGGCGACGTGCGGGCGGCGCTGGCGAGCACGGCCAGGGCGGCGGCCGAGCTGCTCGGCGGCCCGCAGGCCGCGTTGATCAGGGAATGCGAGGCGGACCCGTGCACGCGGCTCTACCTCGACGCCTCACACCGGCGCACGCGCCGCTGGTGTGACATGCGGGGCTGCGGCAACCGGGCCAAGGCGGCCGCCTTCCGTGCCCGTCAGCACGGCTGAGCACATGATGGAATATCCGGGGGGCCGCGAACGCTACCGTAGCCGTCAAAGATTCAACAGTCAGGGTTGGTGACTAAAGTGCAGTTCGGAATCTTCAGTGTGGGCGACGTCACCACGGACCCCACCACCGGCAGGACCCCGACGGAGCACGAGCGGATCAAGGCGATCCTGGCGATCGCGCTCAAGGCGGAGGAGGTCGGGCTCGACGTCTTCGCGACCGGTGAGCACCACAACCCGCCGTTCGTGCCGTCGTCCCCCACCACCATGCTCGGCTACATCGCGGCCAGGACCGAGCGGCTGCAGTTGTCCACCGCCACGACGTTGATCACGACGAACGACCCGGTGAAGATCGCCGAGGACTTCGCGATGCTGCAGCACGTGGCCGACGGACGGGTGGACCTCATGCTGGGCCGCGGCAACACCGGCCCGGTGTACCCGTGGTTCGGGCAGGACATCCGCCAGGGCATCCCGCTGGCCATCGAGAACTACGCGCTGCTGCACAAGCTGTGGCGCGAGGACGTGGTCGACTGGGAGGGCCGCTTCCGCACGCCGCTGCAGGGCTTCACCAGCACGCCGCGCCCGCTCGACGGGGTGCCGCCGTTCGTCTGGCACGGCTCGATCCGCAGCCCCGAGATCGCCGAGCAGGCCGCCTACTACGGCGACGGCTTCTTCGCCAACAACATCTTCTGGCCGAAGGAGCACTTCATGCGGCTGATCAGCCTCTACCGGCAGCGGTACGCGCACTACGGCCACGGCACCCCCGAGCAGGCCGTCGTGGGCCTGGGCGGGCAGGTGTTCATGCGCAAGAACTCCCAGGACGCGGTGCGCGAGTTCCGCCCCTACTTCGACGTCGCCCCCGTGTACGGGCACGGGCCGTCGCTGGAGGAGTTCATGGCCGAGACGCCGCTCACCGTGGGCAGCCCGCAGCAGGTCATCGACAGGACGCTGGAGTTCAGAGAGTTCTTCGGCGACTACCAGCGCCAGCTCTTCCTCATGGACCACGCGGGCCTGCCGCTGAAGACCGTGCTGGAGCAGCTCGACATCCTGGGCGAGGAGGTCGTGCCGGTGCTGCGCAAGGAGTTCGCCAAGGACCGCCCGGCCGGCGTCCCCGACGCGCCCACCCACGCCTCCCTGCTCGCCGTCAGGGACAGCACCGCCAAGGACGCGGCGGCGTCCGGAGCGGCCGTCACCGCCTGAGCCGAGAGCACGAAAGCCCGAGAAGGAGAATCATGAAGCTCGTCGTCGTCACGGCGGGGCTGACGCAGCCCTCCTCCACCCGCCTGCTGGCCGACCGTCTGACCGAGGCGGTGGCGCAGCGGGCGGAGGTGGAGGTCCGCGTGGTGGAGCTGCGCGACCTGGCCGTGGACATCGCGAACAACTTCGTCACCGGCTTCCCGAACACCCGCCTGCGCGAGGTGGTCGAGGCCGTGACCCAGGCCGACGGGCTCATCGCCGTCACGCCCGTCTTCAGCGGCTCGTACAGCGGCCTGTTCAAGTCGTTCTTCGACGTGATCGACAACACCGCGCTGGCCGGCAAGCCGGTGCTGATCGCGGCCACCGGCGGCACCCCCCGGCACTCGCTGGCGCTGGAGCACGCGCTGCGCCCGCTGTTCGCCTACCTGCGCGCCGTGGTCGTCCCGACTGCGGTGTACGCGGCGGCGGAGGACTGGGGAGGCGGCCGGGACGCCTTCACCGACGGGCTCGGCGAGCGCATCGCCCGCGCCGCGCAGGAGCTGGCCGACCTGCTGCTGCACCGGGCGCCGGCGAGGCAGGAGCCGGAGGTCGCGGTCGTGCCGTTCGAGCAGCAGCTCGCGGCCCTGCGCCCGGTGGAGTAGGTTGCCCTGCGTGCTGATCTCCGCCGCGCTGTCCCTCTCCCTCACCGTCGCCTCCCCGTCACTCGCCGAGCCGCACAAGAAGGACATCGCCATGCGGCTGGTGTCCAGCGCGGAGAACTCCTCCCTCGACTGGAAGGCCCAGTACGGCTACATCGAGGACATCGAGGACGAGCGCGGCTACACGGCGGGCATCATCGGGTTCTGCTCCGGCACCGGTGACATGCTGGAGCTGGTCGAGCTCTACACCAAGCGCAGGCCGGGCAACGTCCTGGCCAGGTACCTGCCGGCCCTGCGCGAGGTGAACGGCACCGACTCCCACGAGGGCCTCGGGGCGAGGTTCGTCAAGGACTGGAAGACGGCCGCCAAGGACCCGGCCTTCCAGCGGGCCCAGAACGACGAGCGCGACCGCGTCTACTTCAAGCCGGCCGTGCGGCAGGCGGAGAAGGACGGGCTGCGAGCGCTCGGCCAGTTCGCCTACTACGACGCCATCGTCATGCACGGCCCCGGCAACGGCCGGCTGAGCTTCGGCGGCATCAGGAAGAGCGCCCTGGCCAAGGCCAGGCCGCCGGCGCGGGGCGGCGACGAGGTGGCGTACCTGAACGCGTTCCTCGACGCCCGCAAGGCGGCCATGAAGGCCGAGGAGGCGCACGAGGACACGAGCAGGGTCGACACGATGCAGCGCGTGTTCCTGCGCGACCGCAACCTCGACCTGAGGCCGCCGCTGACCTGGAAGGTCTACGGCGACAAGTACACGATCAAGAAGTGAGGGCGCGCCCCTGGGGGCGCGCCGGAGCGGGAGGTCAGGGCTTGACGGCCACGACGTCGTAGGTGGTGTCGGGCGTCGGCGGGGTGGTGAAGCGGGCGTTCGGCAGGTAGAGGCGGCGGCCGAAGGCGGCGACGGTGGTGGGCACGTCGAACCTGTCGTCGGTGATCCGCTTGATCAGCTTGCCGGAGGCGCCGTCGCGGGCCAGGCCGATCGCGGCGATCGTGTTGAGCCGGTTCTGGACGGCGTACAGGGTGCGGCCGGCCAGGAGCAGCCCGTCGCCGTTGGTCAGCAGCTCGCCGCCCAGATCCACCTCGGTGGTGACGCCCGTGGCCGGGTCAGCCTCGAACAGCTTGCCGGTGTTGGACTGGACGATCAGCAGCGACCTGCCGTCGGGGCTCGGGGCGATGCCGTTGGCGTTGTTGCCGGTCGTGTACTGGATGGCTCCGCTGAGCGGGATGCTGACGGCCTCGTCGGGCAGCGCGCCGCCCCGGCCGAGGTCCAGCTTGTAGAGCACCGGGTTGGCCGAGTCGGTGTAGTACGCGGCGCCGCGGAAGAGGATCACGTCGTTGACGAACGACGTGCCGGTGGCGAGCTGGTAGGACTTGATGACCGCGCCGGTGCGCAGGTCGATCACCCGCGCGTTCCCCGCGTTGCCGCCCGCGACGAACAACCGGCCGCGCCCGTCGGTCTTGAGCCCGAGCGACTGCGTGCCCGGCCCCTTGCTGATCACGCCTCCCTTCCCGGTACGCAGGTCGGCCCGGTAGATGTCACCGGTCGCGCGTGAGCCGAAGTAGGCGTAGTGGCCCCCGATCGCTATCCCCTCCGGCTGGAACCCGTTGGGCAGCGGGAACGTGTCGGGCTTCGTCGCCGCCTGCGCCGGCACTCCGCCGAGCAGGGCGACGATCAAGGCACTGCCGAGTGCGGTCTTCAGGATCGCGGATCTCATGCGGCCCACGATGCCCAAGCGACCGGCCCCGGCAAAGACCCACGGACGGCTTCACAGGGACCTTTCAGCAACGGTCGGGAAGCCCCGCCTTCCTGATCACGGAACGGGAAAACGCGTTGTGGCCGGTGGGCGGGCGTCACTACCTTGGCGCGAATGCGGAGGCCCCTTTTATCCCTGATGTCCGTCGTCCTGGTCGTGTCGGCCTGTAGCGCCCCTCAGCCGGCACAGAAGCCGAAGCCGACGATCACGTCCATCACGCCCAGTCCCGTGGAGCGCGAGCGGCCCGCCGTCGACCTGAGCGCGTACGAGGCGGGCCGTTCCCGCCCGGTCGCCGACCCCGTCTACCCGGCCTACGGCAACCCGTCGATCGACGTGCTCCACTACGACCTGGCGCTGGGCTGGAAGCCGGGCGCCCGCACGCTGACCGGCACGGCGAAGCTCACGGTGCGCGCCGCCAGGCCCATCAGCCAGGTCAAGCTGGACTTCGGGCGCGCGCTCAAGGTGGACGAGGTCACGGTGGACGGCGCCCGGGTCAAGGCGACCCGCAGGTACGACGACCTGACCATCCCGCTGCCCGAGCCGCTCGAGGCCGGCCAGGGCACGGTCGTGACCGTGAGCTACCACGGCAGGCCGAAGCCGGTGGACTCCAAGCAGCGCCGCAAGGACATCTCCATGCTCGGCTTCCGGATCGGCGGCGGCGGCCGGGCGTGGGCGCTGCAGGAGCCGTTCGGGGCGTTCACCTGGTTCCCGGTCAACGACCATCCCTCGGACGAGGCGCTGTACGACGTGGCGATCACCGTGCCGAAGGGGTGGTCGGGGGTCGCGCACGGGACGTACCAGGGCAGGACCACCGAGGGCGGGAGCAGCACGTTCAAGTGGCGGTCCACCGATCCCGTGGCGAGCTACCTGACGGTGTTCGCGGCCGACAAGTTCAAGATGTTCAAGGACAAGGGGCCGCGCGGGATCCCGATCACCTACTGGATCCGCCCGCAGGACGTGCCCGAGCAGCTGCCGGTGGCGCGGCGGATGCCGGAGATCATGCGGTGGCTGGAGAAGAAGCTCGGGCCCTACCCCTTCCCCAGCGCCGGGCTGGTGGCCACCAGCGACTCCGGCATGGAGACCCAGCAGATGATCGCGCTCGGCCCCCGCTACATGGAGCCGTCGGTGGTGGCGCACGAGCTGGCGCACCACTGGTTCGGCGACACGGTCACGCCGCGCACCTGGCGCGACATGTGGCTGAACGAGGGCTTCGCGATGTACTTCGAGATGCAGTGGTACGCCGACCACGAGGACGGCACGATCGACGAGTTCATCGCCAACATCCGCCGCTACGACGCCGCGCTGCGCAGGGAGAACGGCCCGCCGGGCGACTACCGGCGCGACGCGTTCGGCCAGAGCAACGTCTACTACAGCCCGGCGATCATGTTGCACGAGATCAGGGAGCGGCTCGGCGACCGGAAGTTCTGGGCCATGACCAGGGCCTGGCCCCAGGAGCACCGCAACACCACCCAGGACAGGGCCGCGTTCGTGAAGTGGATCAACGAGCACACCGGCAGGAACTTCACGAAACTCATCAACACCTGGCTGGACTCGACGACCACGCCACGCTGACCGATCCCGGAGAGTAGGTTGGGACAGAGCCAAACAAACGGGGTTAATCATGTCAAACGGTGCCCGTCACGCTCTGGGAGTGGTCGCCGGACTGCTCCTCCCGCCGCTCGTCGCCGCCGGCCTGTGGTTCGGCGTGGGTGAGTTCACGCTGCGGTCGCAGCAGACCTTCCAGATCTCGTGGGTCGCGGTCGGCGTGCTCGCCGCGACGGCGGTCGTCCTGGGCTTCCTGGCCGGCTCCCGCCTGTCGCCCGTGGCCTCACTGCTCGGCGGCCTGGCGCTGACGGCCGTCGGCGTCATGCCGTTCGTGGAGCTTTACACCGGCGTGCGGCTGCTGCCGGTGGACCTGCTGCCCGGCGCGCTGCGCAGCGGCTTCAACACCTCGGCCTACTCCGGGCTGCTGGTCGTGATCGGCCTGACGCTGCTGGTCGCCTCGCTGTTCCCGTCGCGCTGGCGGGCCTCGGTCCGCGCTGAGGCCGAGCCCGTCGTGTACGAGTCGACCTGGGGCACGGCCTCGCCGCAGTCGCCGTACCTGCCGCCTCATCACAACCCCGAGGACGCCACCCGCCCGATGTACCGCGAGTGAGCCGCGCCTGGCCTGGCAGAATGCGGCCATGCGCGACTTGAAGATCGTCGACTTCCTCGACCAGCTCGCCGACCGGGTGCCCGCACCCGGGGGCGGCGCCACGGCGGCCCTGCACGCGGCACAGGCCGCCGCGCTGCTCGGCATGGTGGCCCGCTACACCACCGGGGAGAAGTACACCGACCACGCCGAGACCGTCGTCGCCGTGATCGCCGAGACGGACACCCTCCGGGCGCGGTCGCTGCGGCTGGCCGAGGAGGACGCGGCGGCCTTCACCGCGGTCACCGACGCCTACCGGCTGCCCAAGGGCGAGGAGCGCAGCGCCACCATCGCCAGGGCGCTGGCGGGCGCGGCCGAGCCGCCCGCCAGGGTGATCGAGAGCGCCGTGCGCCTGGTCGAACTCTGCGAGCTGCTGCTGCCGATCGGCAACCGCAACGTCGTCACCGACATCGCCGCCGCGGCCGACGCCGCCCGCGCCGCCCTCACCACGGCCAGGGTGAACGTCGAGGTCAACCTGCGCGGCATCAAGGACGAGCGGGTACGCGAGGAGCTGGACATCCGTGTCTCCGGCGTGGACGCGGCCGTCGCCAAGGCAGACTGGGTGACCGCCGAGGTACGCGAGGAGATCTCTTGAAGACGCTGACCGGCAAGGACCTGGCCGCCGCCATCAGGGCCCAGACCCAGGCCGAGGCCACCGCGGGCACGCAGCCACGGCTGGCCGTGGTCGTGGCCACCGCCGACGAGGCGAGCCTGTGGTACGTCCGCTCGATCGCCAAGGCGGCGGCCGGCGTCGGCATCGCCTGCGACGTGGTGGACCTCGGCCCCGGGGCCGACCCCGCCCAGATCGGCGAGACGCTGGCCAGGCTGTCCGCCGACCCGCAGGTCCACGGCCTCATGCTGCAGACCCCGCTGCCCCCTGGCGCCTCGGCGCAGGAGCTGGCCGCGGCCATCGACCCGCGCAAGGACGTCGACGGCGCCAACCCGCTCTCGCTCGGCCGGCTGGCGGCGGGGCTGCCCGCGTTCCCGCCCGCCACGGCGGCGGCCGTGCTGGCGCTGCTCGACCACTACGAGGTGGAGCTGGCGGGGCGGCGGGCCGTGGTGGTCGGCCGCTCGACGGTGGTGGGCAAGCCGCTGGCGCACCTGCTGCTCGACCGGCACGCCACCGTCACCGTCTGCCACTCGCGCACCCGCGACCTGGCGGCCGTCACCTCGCAGGCCGAGGTGCTCGTCGCGGCGGTGGGGAAGGCCGGGCTGATCGGGGCCGCGCACGTGGCGACGGGCGCGGTCGTGATCGACGTGGGCACCAACCCGACCGACGACGGCGGGCTGACCGGCGACGTCGACTTCGAGGCGGTCTCGGCGGTGGCGGGCGCGCTCACCCCGGTGCCCGGCGGCGTCGGCCCGGTCACCACGGCCCTGCTGCTGCGCCACACCGCCAGGGCGGCGAACCTGCCGTGACCCGATGGGTCTGCCCCGCCTGCGACCGGGAGTTCGCCCGTACCAGGCAGTCACACGTCCGCGTGCCCGGCTGCACGGTGGAGGAGACGTTCGCGCCGCGACCAGGCCCCGAGGCCCGCAGCCTGTCGCTCGCGCTGGTGCTTCCCCGGCGGGCCGAGCACCCGCTGGTCGCCAGGACCCTGCCGATGCCCGGCGGGCACGTCTGGCATCTCTTCAAGCCCACCCGCGTCGAGGACGTGGGCGAACCCCCGCTCGACCTCATGGAGGAGGCCCACGATGGCTGACGTCCTCGTCATCCAGAACAGCAGGAGCGGCGGCCCGAGCCGCCTGGCCGGATGGCTGGAGGAGGCCGGGCTGACGCTCGACGTGGTGCCCGCCCACGAGGGCGCGCCGCTGCCCGGCCGGCTGCGCCACGACGCCATGATCATGCTGGGCGGCGGCTACCTGCCCGGCGACGACGACCTGGCCCCGTGGCTGCGCGACGCGCGGCGGCTGATGGGGCAGGCGCTGGCCGAGGGGGTGCCGGTGTTCGGCATCTGCCTGGGCGGCCAGATGCTGGCGCAGGTGGCCGGCGGTGAGGTGCGCGCGGACGTGGGCGCGCCGGAGAACGGCAGCCTGCCGGTCACGATCAGGCCGGAGGCCGCCGCCGACCCGCTCTTTCACGGCCTGCCGCCGGTGGTGCCCGCGATCGAGCACCACAAGGACGCCGTCACCCGCCTGCCCGAGGCGGCCGTGCACCTGGCCGAGACCGCGAGCTGCCCGTACCAGGCGTTCCGGGTGGGCGAGCGGGCGTGGGGCGTGCAGTTCCATCCCGAGGTGCTGCCCGCGCGCATCAGGGAGTGGCGGGTGGACGGGTTCGACCCCGACGAGGTGTACGCGCGGGCGGTGGCGGACGAGCCGGTCTCCACGCCGGTCTGGCGCACGGTGACCGGCCGGTTCGCCGCGCTCGTCACCGCCCGGGTGAGCGCCTCGGCGTGAGCGGTCAGGCGTTGCGCACGGCCGCCGCGTCCTGGAGGCCGAGCAGCTCGATCGACTGCTCGCGCATCTCCACCTTCCTGATCTTCCCGGTCACCGTGAGGGGGAACTCCGCCACCACCCGCACGTACCGGGGGATCTTGAAGTGCGCCAGCCGCCCGGCGCAGAACTCCCTGACCCGCTCGGCCGTCAGCGGCTCCGCGCCCGGCCGCATGATCACCCAGGCCATGATCTCCTCGCCGTAGCGCTCGTCGGGCACCCCGATGACCTGGACGTCGGCGATGTCGGGGTGGCCGTACAGGAACTCCTCGATCTCGCGCGGGTAGACGTTCTCCCCGCCTCGGATGATCATGTCCTTGATCCGGCCGACCACGTTCACGTAGCCGTCGTCGTCCATGGTGGCCAGGTCCCCGGTCCGCATCCACCGGGCCGCGTCGATGGCCTCGGCGGTCTTCTCCGGCTCGTCCCAGTAGCCGAGCATGACGGAGTAGCCGCGCGTGCACAGCTCGCCCGGCTCGCCCCTGGGAACGGTGCGGCGGGTCTCCGGGTGCACGATCTTCACCTCGACGTGTGGCATCACCCGGCCCACCGTCTCGGTCCTGCGCGCCAGGTCGTCGTCGGACCTGGTCATCGTGGACACGGGCGAGGTCTCGGTCATGCCGTAGCAGATGGCGACCTCGCGCATGTTCATCTCGCCGACGACCCGCTTCATCACCTCCACGGGGCACGGCGAGCCCGCCATGATGCCCGTGCGCAACGACGACAGGTCGAACTTCGCGGCCAGCGCCAGCTCGGCGATGAACATCGTCGGCACCCCGTACAGGGAGGTGCACCGCTCCTCCTGTACGGCACGCAGCGTGGCCTCGGGGTCGAAGCCCGGCGACGGGATGACGATGCAGGAGCCGTGGGAGGTGGCGCCCAGGTTGCCCATGACCATGCCGAAGCAGTGGTAGAAGGGCACCGGCAGGCACACCCGGTCCGCCTCGGTGTAGTGGATCAGCTCGCCGACGAAGAAGCCGTTGTTGAGGATGTTGTGGTGCGACAGCGTCGCGCCCTTGGGGAAGCCGGTCGTGCCCGAGGTGTACTGGATGTTGATGGGGTCGTCGGCCGACAGCTCCGCCTTGCGGGCCGCCAGCTCCGCCTGGCCGGCCCTGGTCGCGGTCAGGGTGTCCCAGCTCGGGTCGTCCAGGTAGACGACGTCGGCGAAGCCGATCTCCTCGATCATGCCCCGGTAGTCGCTGCCCTTGTGCGCCAGGGCGCTGATCAGCAGCCGCATGCCCGACTGCTCGACCACGTACCGCAGCTCGTGGGTGCGGTAGGCCGGGTTGACGTTGACCAGGATCGCGCCGATCTTGGCGGTGGCGTACTGGACGATCACCCATTCGGCCCTGTTGGGCGCCCAGATGCCCACCCTGTCGCCCTTGGCGATGCCCCTGGCCAGCAGCGCTCCGGCCAGGTCGGCCACGTCGGCGTCGAGCTGCGCGTAGGTCCATCTGCGGCCCGTGGGCACGTCCACGAGGGCGTCCCTGTCGCCGAAGCGGGCCACGGTGCGTTCGAAGTTCTCACCGATGGTCTCGCCGAGGAGCGGGGCGTCGGCGGTGGTGCTGGAGTAGGACAGCATGACCACAGTGTCAGTCGGCTTCCGGGGTGCGCACCAGTCCCCGGCCGCGACGCGCCGCGAAAGCCAGCGCGGCGAGCGCCGCGCCCGCCGCCACCACGATCCGCCGCTGGCGCGCGACGCGCCGCTCCACCTGCGAGTACGGGGTCGTCGAGAACGACACCAGCTCGTAGCGGGAGACGTAGCCGGGCAGCGTCCGCTCCAGCGCGTGCTCCAGCCGCTTGCCCGCCAGGAACAGCCGCGAGCCGACCTTGTCGCGCATCTCCACGAAGTTGTCCAGCGCCAGCCTGGCGATCACGTCGGTGTCGGCCTTGCGCCGCTCGAACAGCTCCAGCGCCCTCGGGAAGTCGTCGCCCGCCTCGTCCAGGCAGCGGTCCAGCTCCACGCAGTCCTCGAACCCGCAGTTGGCGCCCTGCCCGTAGAACGGCACGATGGCGTGCGCGGCGTCGCCCACCAGCCCGACCACGGTGTCTGCGTTGCGGACGTGCCACGGCGAGCAGCGCATCGTCACCAGGTGACCGACCGGGTTGGCGCGGTAGTCGGCGATCAGGTCCGGCATCAGCCCGAACGCGTCCGGGTAGTGCTCGGCGAAGTAGGCCCTGATCCGCTGCGGGGTGTCGAGGGAGTCGAGCGTGCTGTGCGGCCAGAACAGGGTGCAGGTGAACGAGCGGTCCGGGTTCGGCAGAGCGATCATCATGGACCGGCCGCGCGGCCAGATGTGCAGCGCGCCGGGATCCAGGACGAACCCGCCGTTCCCTGCCGGGATCGACAGCTCCTTGTAGCCGTAGTCCAGGTACTCCTGGCTGAAGCTCACCCCCGGCAGCTGCTGCAGCCTGGCCCGCACCGCGCTGTACGCGCCGTCCGCGCCGATCACCACCCTGGCCTCGGCCTCCTCGCCCGAGGCGAACCGCAGCCGTCCCGTACGCTCGTCCAGCCCCGTCAACCGGCACCCGAACCGCACCTCCACGCCCGGCTGCGCGGCCGCCGCCTCCAGCAGCTCCCTGTTGAGGTCGGCGCGGCCGATGGAGTTGATCGCCTGCGACCGGTCCGCGCTGTACGGCTGGAAGGTGAGAGCGCCGTCGGGCGCGTGGATCATCCGGCCCGCCATGGGCAGCGCCGCGTGCAGGACCTTGCCGTCGAGCGCCAGGCGGCGCAGGGCGTCGATGCCGCGCCGCGAGATGGCCAGGTTGATCGACCTGCCGCGGTCGGGGCCGCGGTCGCGGGGGTCGGGGCGGCGTTCGTACAGGGTGACGTGGTGGCCGCGGCGGGCCAGGTAGCAGGCGAGCAGGCAGCCGACCAGTCCCGCGCCGACGATCGTGACCTCCATCTCTCCTTCGTACGGCGGGCGGCGGGGGTTGTCCAGGCGAGGGTCCGCCTAGGCGAGGGCGGTGGTGATGGCGGTGGCCGTGGCCTGCCAGATCGGGGTTCCGGGGGTGATGACGTCCTGGTGGTCGCCGGGGAGCTCCAGGTAGGTCACCTCGTCGCCGGCCTCGCGGGCGGCCGAGGCGTAGCGGCGGGAGATGTCGACCAGGTTGACGTCGTCGCCTCCGCCTTGGACGACGAGCTGGGGGACGCCGAGGGGCAGGCGGAGCAGGGGCGAGGAGGCGCGCAGCTCGCCGTCCGGCACTTCACCGCCGTCCGGCACTTCATCGCCGTCAGCCTGCGCGTCGATGTCGCGGGCGCTCTCGCCCAGGGCGGCGGCGACCGCGCCGTGGCTGAGCCAGCGGCGGTCGGCCGTCACCAGGTCCAGCACGCCTGCCAGTGAGACCGCCAGGGCCACCCGGGCACCGTCGGCCACGGCACGCAGCGCGAGCTGGGCGCCCGCCGAGTGCCCGATCACGGCGACCCGATCCAGGTCGAGCACCGGTTGCGGCGGCACCACCGCACCGGCCGCCACGCCCGGCTCCGGCCCAGCAGTGGCGCCAGAAGCCGACCCCGGCACGGCGGCCGACGCGGCGGCCGGCGCCGGCGCGGTGGTGGGGCCGAGGTTTTCGAGGGCGGCCAGCCCCGCGGCGACATCGTGCCTGGTGGCCGCCCAGCCGTGCAGGTCCGGTCGGCGGTACTCCAGGTTCCA
The nucleotide sequence above comes from Nonomuraea gerenzanensis. Encoded proteins:
- a CDS encoding FAD-dependent oxidoreductase, with the translated sequence MEVTIVGAGLVGCLLACYLARRGHHVTLYERRPDPRDRGPDRGRSINLAISRRGIDALRRLALDGKVLHAALPMAGRMIHAPDGALTFQPYSADRSQAINSIGRADLNRELLEAAAAQPGVEVRFGCRLTGLDERTGRLRFASGEEAEARVVIGADGAYSAVRARLQQLPGVSFSQEYLDYGYKELSIPAGNGGFVLDPGALHIWPRGRSMMIALPNPDRSFTCTLFWPHSTLDSLDTPQRIRAYFAEHYPDAFGLMPDLIADYRANPVGHLVTMRCSPWHVRNADTVVGLVGDAAHAIVPFYGQGANCGFEDCVELDRCLDEAGDDFPRALELFERRKADTDVIARLALDNFVEMRDKVGSRLFLAGKRLEHALERTLPGYVSRYELVSFSTTPYSQVERRVARQRRIVVAAGAALAALAFAARRGRGLVRTPEAD
- a CDS encoding AMP-binding protein; protein product: MLSYSSTTADAPLLGETIGENFERTVARFGDRDALVDVPTGRRWTYAQLDADVADLAGALLARGIAKGDRVGIWAPNRAEWVIVQYATAKIGAILVNVNPAYRTHELRYVVEQSGMRLLISALAHKGSDYRGMIEEIGFADVVYLDDPSWDTLTATRAGQAELAARKAELSADDPINIQYTSGTTGFPKGATLSHHNILNNGFFVGELIHYTEADRVCLPVPFYHCFGMVMGNLGATSHGSCIVIPSPGFDPEATLRAVQEERCTSLYGVPTMFIAELALAAKFDLSSLRTGIMAGSPCPVEVMKRVVGEMNMREVAICYGMTETSPVSTMTRSDDDLARRTETVGRVMPHVEVKIVHPETRRTVPRGEPGELCTRGYSVMLGYWDEPEKTAEAIDAARWMRTGDLATMDDDGYVNVVGRIKDMIIRGGENVYPREIEEFLYGHPDIADVQVIGVPDERYGEEIMAWVIMRPGAEPLTAERVREFCAGRLAHFKIPRYVRVVAEFPLTVTGKIRKVEMREQSIELLGLQDAAAVRNA
- a CDS encoding alpha/beta hydrolase family protein: MCDVLVIVGPQVVADAGLLGELARREFAMLGVRGRVVHAADAAHVSALAREAAVAVVVPAPGEQTPGSGVVVPVDLDLAEGATHIHGRGIAGLAWGIRHAVHRARHPSVRRVAYGASAEQWGELYLPEVRGEVPVVALVHGGYWRSVWAADLMEALCADLVGRGFAVWNLEYRRPDLHGWAATRHDVAAGLAALENLGPTTAPAPAAASAAVPGSASGATAGPEPGVAAGAVVPPQPVLDLDRVAVIGHSAGAQLALRAVADGARVALAVSLAGVLDLVTADRRWLSHGAVAAALGESARDIDAQADGDEVPDGGEVPDGELRASSPLLRLPLGVPQLVVQGGGDDVNLVDISRRYASAAREAGDEVTYLELPGDHQDVITPGTPIWQATATAITTALA